One Aphidius gifuensis isolate YNYX2018 linkage group LG3, ASM1490517v1, whole genome shotgun sequence DNA window includes the following coding sequences:
- the LOC122853454 gene encoding cyclin-dependent kinase inhibitor 1C-like, with protein sequence MKFLIITALVALASAAPSADPNAAAAPGPLPGPGPAPAPIAHPSPIAQPDPLPKASPIPEPAPLPKAAVADAASHHAAGSEHHGEHHSAGSPLPAGLSSGVAAGGDADGSSIASSFVKSGVNPGAPVSIAASGAESSGVAGLGNSGIVGISSDAGVVAPSADAHSPIAAAAAAIAVPSAKQLFFAQPYIQAPASAAKLLTPIPYTAIAPFPAWSGLPTIPALYTVQQHGYHVTY encoded by the exons atgaaattt ttaattattacTGCATTGGTAGCATTGGCATCAGCAGCTCCATCAGCTGATCCAAATGCTGCAGCTGCACCTGGACCATTACCTGGACCAGGACCAGCACCAGCGCCAATTGCTCATCCAAGTCCAATAGCACAACCAGATCCATTACCAAAAGCATCACCAATTCCAGAACCAGCTCCATTACCAAAAGCAGCAGTAGCTGATGCAGCATCTCATCATGCTGCTGGTAGTGAACATCATGGTGAACATCATTCTGCTGGATCACCATTACCAGCTGGTTTATCAAGTGGTGTTGCTGCTGGTGGTGATGCTGATGGCTCATCAATAGCTTCATCATTTGTTAAATCAGGTGTTAATCCAGGTGCACCAGTATCAATTGCAGCATCAGGTGCTGAATCAAGTGGTGTTGCTGGTTTAGGAAATTCTGGTATTGTTGGTATATCATCTGATGCTGGTGTTGTTGCTCCATCAGCTGATGCTCATAGTCCaattgctgctgctgctgctgcaaTAGCTGTACCATCAGCAAAACAACTTTTCTTTGCTCAGCCATATATTCAAGCACCAGCATCAGCAGCCAAGCTTCTTACTCCAATTCCTTATACTGCAATAGCTCCA TTTCCTGCTTGGAGTGGACTTCCAACAATTCCAGCACTGTACACAGTTCAACAACATGGATACCATGTCACCTACTAa
- the LOC122853455 gene encoding uncharacterized protein LOC122853455, which yields MFKIVIFVALFAFATAKPGYFASAPVYGTAAAVVGVEKTIESHGNSVVHSSAIATPAVAHTVYSAPLVAQPQYVYAAPHASAAIVAEKTVSGYGHSLVHHAAPAHYIAAAPATYYL from the exons ATGTTTAAAATC GTAATATTCGTTGCTTTGTTTGCATTCGCAACAGCAAAACCTGGTTACTTTGCTTCAGCACCAGTTTATGgaacagcagcagcagtagTTGGtgttgaaaaaacaattgaatcaCATGGTAATTCAGTTGTACATTCATCAGCAATTGCAACTCCAGCAGTTGCACACACAGTTTACAGTGCACCACTTGTTGCACAACCACAATATGTTTATGCAGCACCACATGCATCAGCTGCTATTGTTGCTGAAAAAACAGTCAGTGGATATGGACACAGTCTTGTTCATCATGCTGCACCAGCACATTACATTGCTGCTGCTCCAGCAActtattatctttaa